In Aegilops tauschii subsp. strangulata cultivar AL8/78 chromosome 3, Aet v6.0, whole genome shotgun sequence, one genomic interval encodes:
- the LOC141042221 gene encoding uncharacterized protein yields MRELMGEFCTDIKGSIADLSAKVDAIQAWKPELEARVSDLQEAVDALQKAAPTYQPHVVIDIPEGAGKAVANSKATTPMAPWRQASGPVGHDDPLQTRGQFQGTTPGVGQLQRPNLPPPSSPFPFTSPLLGSGSASSSVGGSHSHACPAMAFPQFDGENPRLWKGLCEQYFAMYGVDRSFWLPMATLNFSTTAAIWLQSVKRKVTGLDWEGFCEFLCSKFGRDQHQQLIRQFYHTKQVGSVAEYIEQFDALMNHLLSYLEVVHPLYFLTRFVEGLRDDIRAVVLIQRPVDLEAAGSLALLQEELTEGLRRDRPCRLESMPPRITKMTAVLPAATTLPRGGGLAGAEDRRALEAARPSQDADKVAALRAYRRAKGLCFTCGERGGGGDHRCLASVPLHVI; encoded by the coding sequence ATGCGGGAACTCATGGGGGAGTTCTGCACCGACATCAAGGGGTCGATTGCCGATCTCAGCGCCAAGGTCGACGCCATCCAAGCCTGGAAACCCGAGCTTGAGGCCCGCGTCTCCGACCTGCAGGAGGCGGTGGATGCACTTCAGAAGGCGGCGCCGACGTACCAGCCCCACGTCGTCATCGACATTCCAGAGGGAGCCGGCAAGGCGGTGGCGAACTCCAAGGCCACCACACCCATGGCACCATGGAGGCAAGCTTCTGGGCCCGTTGGCCACGACGATCCACTACAAACCCGGGGGCAGTTCCAAGGAACTACCCCGGGCGTAGGTCAGTTGCAGCGGCCAAACCTTCCCCCACCGTCGTCTCCGTTTCCGTTTACCAGTCCCCTGTTGGGAAGCGGCTCAGCCTCGTCTTCCGTGGGAGGGAGCCATAGCCATGCCTGTCCGGCTATGGCTTTTCCGCAGTTCGATGGGGAGAACCCGCGGCTGTGGAAGGGGTTGTGTGAGCAGTACTTTGCCATGTACGGAGTGGACCGGTCGTTTTGGCTGCCCATGGCTACACTAAATTTTTCCACCACCGCCGCGATTTGGTTGCAGTCCGTCAAGCGCAAGGTCACGGGCCTGGACTGGGAGGGGTTTTGTGAATTCCTATGCAGCAAATTTGGGCGCGATCAGCACCAGCAGTTAATTAGACAGTTTTATCATACTAAGCAAGTGGGTTCGGTAGCAGAGTACATAGAACAATTCGATGCTCTTATGAATCATTTACTATCATATTTAGAGGTAGTTCACCCGTTGTATTTCTTGACGAGGTTTGTGGAGGGGCTACGCGACGACATCCGAGCGGTCGTGCTGATTCAGCGGCCGGTGGATCTCGAAGCGGCTGGGTCCTTGGCTCTTCTGCAAGAGGAACTGACCGAGGGCCTTCGGAGGGATCGACCATGTCGCCTTGAGAGCATGCCGCCGCGTATTACCAAGATGACAGCGGTCCTACCCGCGGCGACTACTCTTCCTCGCGGAGGAGGGCTAGCCGGGGCGGAAGATCGTCGGGCGCTCGAGGCGGCAAGGCCGTCGCAAGATGCCGACAAGGTCGCAGCTCTTCGCGCCTACCGACGGGCGAAGGGGCTGTGCTTCACGTGCggggagcgggggggggggggcgatcaCCGCTGCCTAGCCTCCGTGCCTCTCCATGTCATATAA
- the LOC109739437 gene encoding Bowman-Birk type trypsin inhibitor isoform X2 — translation MKTMKRCIVPSILLMLSLEAVLLVAAGRPSTATGADDVGTILLPSEGKGVVAAAKKGEEEERPWKCCDFALCTRSFPPLCRCMDKVEQCAATCESCEPATSDSSHRVCNDWYHGFPGPMCTEAVATAKKKKAEEEERPWKCCDLALCTRSFPPMCRCMDKVEQCAANCKSCEPATSDSSRRVCNDWYHGFPGAKCTAGGN, via the exons ATGAAGACCATGAAGAGATGCATTGTTCCTAGCATCCTGCTGATGCTTTCACTCGAGGCCGTCCTCCTCGTCGCCGCCGGCCGCCCTTCCACGGCCACCGGCGCCGACGATGTGGGCACCATTCTCCTGCCGAGCGAAGGCAAAG GAGTGGTGGCGGCAGCGAAGAAGGGGGAAGAGGAAGAGAGGCCATGGAAATGCTGCGACTTCGCTCTGTGCACCAGGTCATTCCCACCGCTGTGCCGCTGCATGGACAAGGTCGAGCAGTGTGCTGCGACCTGCGAGAGCTGCGAGCCGGCCACGTCGGACTCATCCCACCGCGTCTGCAACGACTGGTACCATGGCTTCCCGGGGCCCATGTGCACGGAGGCTGTTGCaacagcgaagaagaagaaggcggaagaagaagagaggccgTGGAAATGCTGCGACTTGGCTCTGTGCACCAGGTCGTTCCCGCCGATGTGCCGCTGCATGGACAAGGTCGAGCAGTGTGCCGCAAATTGCAAGAGCTGCGAGCCGGCCACGTCGGACTCATCCCGCCGCGTCTGCAACGACTGGTACCATGGTTTCCCGGGGGCCAAGTGCACCGCCGGCGGTAACTAG
- the LOC109739437 gene encoding Bowman-Birk type trypsin inhibitor isoform X1, which yields MKTMKRCIVPSILLMLSLEAVLLVAAGRPSTATGADDVGTILLPSEGKGDAGVVAAAKKGEEEERPWKCCDFALCTRSFPPLCRCMDKVEQCAATCESCEPATSDSSHRVCNDWYHGFPGPMCTEAVATAKKKKAEEEERPWKCCDLALCTRSFPPMCRCMDKVEQCAANCKSCEPATSDSSRRVCNDWYHGFPGAKCTAGGN from the exons ATGAAGACCATGAAGAGATGCATTGTTCCTAGCATCCTGCTGATGCTTTCACTCGAGGCCGTCCTCCTCGTCGCCGCCGGCCGCCCTTCCACGGCCACCGGCGCCGACGATGTGGGCACCATTCTCCTGCCGAGCGAAGGCAAAG GCGATGCAGGAGTGGTGGCGGCAGCGAAGAAGGGGGAAGAGGAAGAGAGGCCATGGAAATGCTGCGACTTCGCTCTGTGCACCAGGTCATTCCCACCGCTGTGCCGCTGCATGGACAAGGTCGAGCAGTGTGCTGCGACCTGCGAGAGCTGCGAGCCGGCCACGTCGGACTCATCCCACCGCGTCTGCAACGACTGGTACCATGGCTTCCCGGGGCCCATGTGCACGGAGGCTGTTGCaacagcgaagaagaagaaggcggaagaagaagagaggccgTGGAAATGCTGCGACTTGGCTCTGTGCACCAGGTCGTTCCCGCCGATGTGCCGCTGCATGGACAAGGTCGAGCAGTGTGCCGCAAATTGCAAGAGCTGCGAGCCGGCCACGTCGGACTCATCCCGCCGCGTCTGCAACGACTGGTACCATGGTTTCCCGGGGGCCAAGTGCACCGCCGGCGGTAACTAG
- the LOC109739439 gene encoding Bowman-Birk type major trypsin inhibitor, whose translation MKGSTTAVVLMVSVSLVALLLAGGAGADESIIRLPVGQGEDAVTEETRPWDCCDRPVCTRSDPPLCGCKDVVQQCFATCKSCKPAKRADESAPSGYMCRDAYRGYPGPKCML comes from the exons ATGAAGGGTAGCACCaccgccgtcgtgctgatggtcTCAGTCTCACTGGTGGCCCTTCTCCTTGCCGGCGGTGCCGGCGCCGACGAGTCCATCATTCGCCTCCCCGTCGGCCAGGGCGAAG ACGCAGTGACGGAGGAGACGAGGCCGTGGGACTGCTGCGACCGGCCAGTGTGCACCCGCTCCGACCCACCCCTGTGCGGCTGCAAGGACGTGGTGCAGCAGTGCTTCGCCACCTGCAAGAGCTGCAAGCCGGCGAAGCGGGCGGACGAGTCGGCCCCTTCCGGCTACATGTGCCGGGACGCCTACCGTGGCTACCCCGGGCCCAAGTGCA